A region from the Monomorium pharaonis isolate MP-MQ-018 unplaced genomic scaffold, ASM1337386v2 scaffold_439, whole genome shotgun sequence genome encodes:
- the LOC118648440 gene encoding uncharacterized protein LOC118648440, producing the protein MNNDFIHNYEGTLDDNNEIKFDEIPDKHKTKNANSSSRSDFDRYIIRKLTDIGFKISAFEEQERLLINKFDIMLEKIEKYFLHEEIAEKDIAEQCFMDNFPIDNIEDLEKLEKSLIENTNRKELIKQLSRIGGNSIKGVTFNLLRRLMSDKLASTFSYVGEKKADIL; encoded by the exons atgaataatgattttattcataattatgaag GAACACTTGATgacaataatgaaataaagttTGACGAAATCCCTGACAaacataaaactaaaaacgCTAACAGTTCAT caAGGTCCGATTTTGATCGTTACATAATTAGAAAACTGACAGACATAGGATTTAAAATATCTGCATTCGAAGAACAAGAAAGacttttgattaataaattcgATATCATGCTAGAAAAAatcgagaaatattttttgcatgaGGAAATTGCGGAAAAAGATATTGCGGAACAATGTTTTATGGATAATTTTCCAATTGATAACATTGAAGACCtggaaaaattagaaaaatcattaattgaGAATACTAACCGCAAAGAATtg attaagCAGTTATCACGTATAGGAGGAAATAGTATCAAAGGAGTCACTTTTAATCTTTTACGAAGATTAATGTCTGATAAGTTAGCGTCTACATTTAGTTATGTTGGAGAGAAAAAAGCggatattttatga